The Megalobrama amblycephala isolate DHTTF-2021 linkage group LG8, ASM1881202v1, whole genome shotgun sequence region TGTATTTGgtggcgttgtgagtatttgcgccGTGTTCCTGTATTTGgtggcgttgtgagtatttgcgccGTGTTCTGTATTTGgtggcgttgtgagtatttgcgccgtgtttctgtatttggtggcgttgtgagtatttgcggcGTGTTCCTGTATTTGgtggcgttgtgagtatttgcggcGTGTTCCTGTATTTGgtggcgttgtgagtatttgcggcgtgtttctgtatttggtgccgttgtgagtatttgcggcGTGTTCCTGTATTTGgtggcgttgtgagtatttgcgcGTGTTCCTGTATTTGgtggcgttgtgagtatttgcggcgtgtattttctgtatttggtggcgttgtgagtatttgcgccgtgtttctgtatttggtggcgttgtgagtatttgcgaCGTGTTCCTGTATTTGgtggcgttgtgagtatttgcgccGTGTTTCTGTATTGCGCCGTGGTGGCGTTGTGAGTATTGCGGCGTGTTCCTGTATTTGGTGGCGTGTATTTGCgccgtgtttctgtatttggtggcgttgtgagtatttgcggcGTGTTCCTGTATTTGgtggcgttgtgagtatttgcgccGTGTTTCCTGTATTTGgtggcgttgtgagtatttgcggcgtgtttctgtatttggtggcgttgtgagtatttgcagcgtgttccTGTATTTGgtggcgttgtgagtatttgcgcgtgtttctgtatttggtggcgttgtgagtatttgcagcgtgttcctgtatttggcaaggcaaggcaaggcaattttatttgtatagcacatttcatacacaatggtaattcaaagtgctttacataaaaaagaataataaaaatagaacataaggaatagaaataacagtaaaaacagagaattttgctatctggatggaagagctaggaagtctcagggagtttgttgtttgttgttgttgttgtccatcagagtggatctaaacggatctatctaTCAGAGTGGAtcagaatggatcttcctcacacgacaggactgctacctgttaaggcacttcaaactgataaacacagtttcaatctccccttttgccaagacacctcaaactgcaccacacagccctaatcccccttccgcagatatcttatctatgcaatgcagttcaaatttcccctttggaaagtgtcctgactgtaatccagagatatcttaaccaggCACTACAGCTTAAATTTAAGAATTTAGAATTTAGTTTGTCCCCTTATGCAAATTTACCAAatcactttcttcctaattctcccagctctttcaaccagatagcaatatttaaaatgcattaaaagtcagaataacaagatgatacataaaagatataaaatacattaaatgaaataaaaacaggaaaaggaaataaaaagataatacgtataaaataaagtgcaaacagttcggacatagcacagtgctcaatcagcaaacgcatagataaaaagatgtgttttgagtctggatttgaatgtggctactgttggagcacacctgatctcttctggaagctggttccagctgtggctggcgtaacagctaaaagcagactctccctgctttgagtgaacccttggtatttctaaatgacttgatcctgataatctgagtgatctgttaggtttatattctatgagcatatctgcaatgtattggggtcctaggccattgagtgatttataaacaagtaacagtactttaaaatcaattctaaatgcaactggaagccagtgcaaggacctgaggactggtgtgatatgttcatgttttctggttctgctcagaatcctggcaacagcattttgtacgagctgcagctgtcttatggtctttttgggaagaccagtgaggagcccattacaataaagcatgaacaagtttctctaagtcttgactggagacaaagcatctaattcttgcaatatttttgagatgataatatgctgatttagttattgtctttacatggctactgaaactcaggtctgactccagaatcacaccaagattcctgacttgatttttagttgtttgacccctagagtgaaggtacatgttcactttgagaacttcatctttgtttccaaacgcaatgatttcagttttgtctttgtttagctgaaggaagtttaggcacatccaatttttaatttcatcaatgcattggcacagggagtcaatggggctgtagtcatttggtgatagggctaggtaaatctgggtgtcatctgcatagctgtgatatgcaatttggttctttcttattatttggctcagtggcagcatatataggttgaacaggaggggtgcaagtattgaaccttgagggactccgcatgtcatggatgtccactcagacttatggtcaccgatactcacataataacctctcccttctaagtatgacctgaaccatttaaggaccatcccagaaagcccaacccagttttccagcctgtcaagaagaatgttgtgatcgacattgtcaaacgcagcactgaggtcgagtagaaccagcactgataatttacctgaatctgtgtttaggcgaatatcatttattatctttatgagtgctgtctctgtgctgtgatgtggtcggaaaccagattgaaagttgtcaaagtatccattcaagcttaagaacttgttcagctgattgaaaacaactttttcaatgatcttgcctatgaaaggaagatttgagattggtctgtagttgctcaatatggtgttatccagattgctctttttcaggaggggcttaacaactgcagttttcagggattttggaaaagtcccagagagaagtgaggcatttaccacttctaggagatctgcttctaaacagttaaacacgcatttgaaaaaagatgtgggaagtgtgtcaagggcgcaggtcgatgttttaaggtgctgtactgtttcttccaaaattttaccatcaattgcttcgaaatcagacataatagctactttctgaggttgtgatctgatctgttttaccccagtacagctcaaggatgtgctgatcgcctttctgatattattaattttctcagagaagaaggaagcaaactcacaacatttgctgtctgagagcatttcactaggaatctgacttgggggtttgttagtctctctacagtagcaaaaagagtgcgggtgttgtttaagtttctgtttattatatttgagaagaaggtctgtctagctttgactaattccacattgaaagcataaagaatatctttatagatgttataatggatttggtggcgttgtgagtatttgtttCTCAACTTATGTTTTCTAAATTTTctggtgttttttctttttacatgtTCTTCAGTTTCAGtgaattgtgtgtttttttaatttcattattttggtctattttagtctatattattatttatgtttatatagtAACGATTTTaagtttaaattcatttttattgttttttattttattcatttttattttttccttttattattatttttttaattaaagtaatGGAAATGTTAGTTTTTTGTAATGAGACAATTGacgaaaatatgatttttttcttaatatGGAAGTCAACGACTACCATCAACTGTCTCAttacaaacattctttaaaatatcttctttttagttcaacagaagaaataaactcataaatgatgacagaattttcatttttaggtgaactatcactttaaatcACCCTGAATTCAACATTCTTAGCATTAGAAAAGGgtatttaaaaagtttaactATAATCTTTTACACCAGAATgattgttttaaacatttaaacatctaaacattttcTGTGAATATTCCTGCCATAGAAAGATCAGGTACATGTGCAGCATGTGACTGTGAGGGAAGCGCCGCCCTCTACCGGCAGCATCGGGAACTACACTCATTCGACTCTACCCAGAATGCACCTCTCGCGTCCGGTCTAAGCACAACACATCGCCATTTTCCGCGATCGGGCGCTTCTCCGTGCAGTAACTAGGTCACAAGATTTACAGAAAAACACTCGAAGCGATCTTCACCAAAGTCACCGATTCCAGCGCGTCGATCTCTCCGCGGCCACCGCCTCGACCGAGAGCCAATGATCGTGTCCGGTCGCGCTCGGGTGCAGTATCGGAGCGCGGGCCCGGGCTGATGCGACACCGACCCTCACCGAACCAACACTAGACAACACGACACAGGTACATCAACAACATCAACATCTTCAACATCTTCTCATAATGTCTGCGATTTGATTCGATATCGATTCATTTGGATGTAAATATATcagatacagtaaaaacatctCCGAACTAAAGCTGTCAGTCATAATATTTCAGGTGACGACTGATTTGTAAACAAACATTTCAATTGCATTCagccttttattattattattattattataacaacagtgttataataataactttttaatgtcataattgttTATACTCCAATtctaaacatttaaaggtggcagtaattgacttttttcatgactgatttattcaaatataaatgtaagtattgaagaataaatgaaatataatatatagtctAGTGTATATTTATCAAAACGCTCCTCGAGTTATTTTTCTAGCTGAATATCGAGTTTATAGTCActgaatgtcttaaatgtgATGTTTTGGTTTTATTGAATCACTGATTGATGGATTATATGAGacatgattcatttcagtaagttgttctgaatcttctgatgttcattcatgtttagaGACACAAAAACACTCAATTTAGTgataaaaactgaatttaaaagcttTGTTTCACATCAAAACTGTCCAAGCTTATTGTGATTGTTGAATAGAAGGAGATCAAATATGTGTTTATTGAAGTTTTATTGAGGAGTGATTCATGAATTacaccttaaagggttcgttcacctacaaattaaatttctgtcattaattactcactcatgtcgttccacacccgtaagaccttcattcatcttcagaacacaaattaagatatttttgatgaaatatatgactcgtccatagacagcaatataatcaacactttcaaggtccagaaaggaactaaagacatcgttaaaacagtcatgtgactgcagtggttcatccttaatgttatgaagagacgagaaacaaaaataaccactttattcaacaatctcttctcttctgtgtcattctcatacattgttttataatataatatatatcttaatttgtgttctgaagatgaacgaaggtcttacgggtgtggaacgacatgagggagagtaattaatgacattatttcatttttaggtgaactaaccctttaaatgaagGCATAAGAGAGTCAGAGCCGCTGGTGGAATAAGTGTTTGTCCAGCAGATGCAGATTTACTCTTGATTAGTATTAATATCTGAACAGTGTTTTTCTCACGCATAGCTGGAGCTTGATTCACTGATGATGGTGTCATGTAGggtgtgacacacacacacacacacacacacacacacacacacagttgatTTCTGTTTAGTTCATTCATGCTTGAATGTGTGTGTGGCAAAGCTTGTTAATCCATCATGTGTGGTTAGATGAACTCAGAAGATCACAGCGGATCTTGTTAATCACAGTTAATTATAGAGTAAAAATTGAGCTGAATCCTGAAGAAACTGCTCAGAAACACAGCTGCGTACAAGTAAACATTCTGATGATGTTTATTATCCTTATATTGTAATCATTATGAGCAGAAGCCGTAACATTGACGTGTTGTAGACCTATTTTGTGTTTGCGAACGACGATGACGTTTTTGTTGTTGGGGGAGAAAATGGGAGCTCTGCAGAAGCAGTCTGtggaataaaacaataaaaaaagttaatttcgagtttgtTAAAATTTTTATCTTGCAAATCTAATCCAGTACGCAGTGTGCAGGACTTGATTCTGAACATAACCACTGCTCATGTGTTTCTCCAGGATGAAACGAGGCCAGAAGAGAGGCGATCAAGCGGAGGAGGGAGGCGGGTCGGTGTCGGGGCCGGGCCCCGGGGCCCCCGAGGTCCGCAAGAGGCTCCGGCGGGGCGATTCAGAGGAGCGGCTTGATGAGGACGGGCAGGTGGACTGGCGGCAGCTGCCGGAGGAGATCCTGCTGCAGATCTTCCAGTACCTGCCGCTGCTGGACCGGGCCTTCGCCTCGCAGGTGTGCCGCGGCTGGAACCAGGCCTTCCACATGCCGGAGCTCTGGAGGTGCTTCGAGTTCGAGCTCAACCAGCCGGCCAGCTCCTACCTGAAGGCCACGCACCCCGACCTCATCAAACAGATCATCAAACGCCACTCCAACCACCTGCAGTACGTCAGCTTCAAGGTGAGAGCGGGAGTCGCTCGCTGAAGATGATGTCAGTGCTGATGCGTGTCCTCGTTcttcacgtgtgtgtgtgtgtgttttcaggtgGACAGCAGCACTGAATCCGCAGAAGCAGCGTGTGACATCCTCTCTCAGCTGGTCAACTGCTCTCTGAAGACCCTCGGGCTCATTTCCACCGCAAGACCCTCCTTCATGGAGCTGCCCAAAGTCAGTCagtcacacactcacacacacacacacacacacacactcactcacacacacacactcattcacacacacacacacacacacacacactcactcacacacacacactcattcacacacacacccacacacacacacactctgtttTCTATCTCAGTTTCAATCTTCAAtctcttgtttttctctctgtctcctCAGTCTCATTTCATCTCGGCGTTGACGGTGGTGTTCGTGAACTCTAAATCTCTGTCCTCTCTGAAGATCGATGACACTCCCGTGGACGATCCGTCCCTCAAAGTGCTGGTGGCCAATAACAGCGACACGCTGAAGCTGCTGAAGATGAGCAGCTGTCCACACGTGTCTCCCGCAGGTGAGCGTCAGATCAGCATCCTTCACTGAGAGTCAACTCTATtcctagggctgggcgatttTTCCAATTTTTTTCGATTAATTAGAATTTAACGTTTTGCCttgatttgattattttttaaatcgaGAAATCgcaattttgaataaaaatgctAGCAAGCATTTCAATTAGACATCTTGACAATACAGCAATGAAAACTGCATTAGGAGAAGAAAATGATCC contains the following coding sequences:
- the fbxl3b gene encoding LOW QUALITY PROTEIN: F-box/LRR-repeat protein 3 (The sequence of the model RefSeq protein was modified relative to this genomic sequence to represent the inferred CDS: inserted 1 base in 1 codon), whose amino-acid sequence is MKRGQKRGDQAEEGGGSVSGPGPGAPEVRKRLRRGDSEERLDEDGQVDWRQLPEEILLQIFQYLPLLDRAFASQVCRGWNQAFHMPELWRCFEFELNQPASSYLKATHPDLIKQIIKRHSNHLQYVSFKVDSSTESAEAACDILSQLVNCSLKTLGLISTARPSFMELPKSHFISALTVVFVNSKSLSSLKIDDTPVDDPSLKVLVANNSDTLKLLKMSSCPHVSPAGILCVADQCHGLRELALNYHLLSDELLLALSSERHVHLEHLRIDVVSENPGQQFHSIKKSSWDAMVRHSPKFNLVMYFFLYEDEFGPFFRDEVPVTHLYFGRSVSKEVLGRVGLTCPRLVELVVCANGLRPLDEELIRIADRCKQLSAIGLGECEXSCSAFVEFVKMCGGRLSQLSIMEEVLMPDNKYGLDDIHWEVSKHLGRVWFPDMMPTW